The proteins below are encoded in one region of Paenibacillus albus:
- a CDS encoding ABC transporter ATP-binding protein, with protein sequence MNLSTNSNINKAEAIIRFDGVTKQYESDPAVLKDVSFEIERGKFYTLLGPSGCGKTTILRLIAGFTAPTKGSIYFNGQMINHIPANKRQVNTVFQDYALFPHLNVFENIAFGLRIKKMKQAEIKEKVQEALRFVNLSGYENREITEMSGGQRQRVAIARAIVNRPEIILLDEPLSALDLKLRTEMQVELRELQRRLGITFIFVTHDQEEALAMSDEIFVLSEGRIQQSGTPMDIYDEPINRFVADFIGESNIVDGRMKADYVVEFAGKSFECVDKGLQPNEPIDIVIRPEDLEITRPEDGKMQVRVETQLFRGVHFEIQCADEAGNKWLVHSTRKAEVGETIGLTFDPEAIHVMRFNETEEEFDRRLESYS encoded by the coding sequence ATGAACCTAAGTACCAATTCGAACATAAACAAGGCCGAGGCGATCATTCGCTTTGACGGCGTGACCAAGCAATATGAGAGCGATCCCGCTGTGCTGAAGGACGTCAGCTTCGAGATTGAGCGGGGTAAATTTTATACGCTGCTAGGTCCGTCCGGCTGCGGCAAAACGACGATTTTGCGGCTCATTGCCGGATTCACGGCCCCGACGAAGGGCAGTATTTATTTTAACGGGCAAATGATTAACCATATTCCGGCGAACAAGCGCCAGGTGAATACGGTGTTTCAGGATTACGCGTTGTTCCCGCATCTGAATGTGTTTGAGAACATTGCATTCGGCCTGCGCATTAAAAAAATGAAGCAAGCAGAGATCAAAGAGAAGGTGCAGGAAGCGCTTCGTTTCGTTAACCTTAGCGGCTACGAGAACCGTGAGATCACCGAGATGTCCGGCGGCCAGCGGCAGAGGGTTGCGATTGCGCGGGCGATTGTGAATCGTCCGGAGATTATCCTGCTCGATGAGCCGCTCTCGGCGCTCGATCTGAAGCTTCGCACCGAAATGCAGGTGGAGCTGCGCGAATTGCAGCGGCGCCTTGGCATTACGTTTATTTTCGTTACGCATGACCAAGAAGAGGCGCTCGCGATGTCGGATGAAATCTTCGTTCTAAGCGAAGGCCGCATTCAGCAAAGCGGTACGCCAATGGACATTTATGATGAGCCGATCAACCGCTTCGTGGCTGATTTTATCGGGGAATCGAACATCGTAGACGGACGGATGAAGGCAGACTACGTCGTCGAATTCGCAGGCAAATCCTTCGAGTGCGTGGACAAAGGCTTACAGCCGAACGAACCGATCGACATCGTCATTCGCCCGGAGGATCTGGAGATTACACGGCCGGAGGACGGGAAGATGCAGGTGCGCGTAGAGACGCAGCTGTTCCGCGGCGTTCACTTCGAGATCCAATGCGCTGACGAAGCGGGCAACAAATGGCTTGTCCATTCGACACGCAAGGCGGAGGTCGGGGAAACGATCGGACTGACCTTTGACCCCGAAGCGATTCACGTCATGCGATTCAATGAAACGGAAGAAGAATTCGACAGAAGGCTGGAATCGTACTCATGA
- a CDS encoding ABC transporter ATP-binding protein, with protein sequence MITVEGISKTFLVAKREPGIKHAVKSLFHREYTAVEALRDVSFSIAPGEIVGYIGPNGAGKSTTIKVMSGILVPDRGICKIKGYTPWLDRVQYVKHIGVVFGQRSQLWWDVPVIESFELLRDIYNVPHAEYKKTLTLLVETLDLSSIMYTPVRQLSLGQRMRCEIAASLLHSPSILFLDEPTIGLDAVSKIAVRHFIKEINKERGVTVILTTHDMNDIEALADRILLIGKGTLLYDGSVAGLRGRFGTRRTITADYHENAKPIEIPGASLLSWTPERAIISVDTEQVMISEAITSLSSQVELLDVTIDSQPIEDIIVQMYKEYEI encoded by the coding sequence TTGATAACCGTAGAAGGTATCAGCAAAACCTTCCTGGTCGCGAAGCGCGAGCCAGGTATTAAGCATGCGGTCAAATCGTTGTTCCATCGCGAGTACACCGCGGTAGAAGCGCTCCGGGATGTCTCGTTCTCGATTGCACCGGGTGAAATCGTCGGCTACATCGGGCCCAATGGCGCTGGCAAATCGACGACGATCAAAGTGATGAGCGGCATCCTCGTCCCGGATCGCGGAATTTGCAAGATCAAGGGCTATACCCCTTGGCTCGACCGTGTCCAGTACGTGAAGCACATCGGTGTCGTCTTCGGGCAGCGCTCACAGCTGTGGTGGGACGTTCCCGTGATCGAATCCTTCGAGCTGCTGCGAGACATCTATAACGTTCCGCATGCGGAGTACAAGAAGACATTGACCTTGCTCGTCGAGACGCTGGACCTCAGCAGTATCATGTACACGCCGGTTCGGCAGCTTAGTCTCGGACAGCGAATGCGCTGTGAAATCGCTGCCTCGCTGCTGCACAGTCCGAGCATCCTGTTCCTCGATGAACCGACGATCGGGCTCGATGCGGTATCGAAGATTGCCGTGCGCCATTTTATTAAGGAGATTAACAAAGAGCGAGGCGTCACGGTCATTCTGACTACGCATGACATGAACGACATTGAGGCGCTGGCGGATCGAATTCTGCTCATTGGCAAAGGCACGCTTCTCTACGATGGCAGTGTTGCCGGACTGAGAGGCCGCTTCGGTACACGAAGGACGATTACGGCGGATTACCACGAGAACGCGAAGCCGATTGAAATTCCAGGGGCATCGCTGCTGTCTTGGACGCCGGAGCGGGCGATCATCAGCGTCGATACCGAGCAGGTGATGATATCCGAAGCGATCACAAGCCTCTCTTCGCAGGTCGAGCTGCTGGATGTAACCATTGATAGCCAGCCGATCGAGGACATCATCGTGCAGATGTATAAGGAGTACGAGATATGA
- a CDS encoding ABC transporter substrate-binding protein: protein MNQLMRMTVLVVLLAFALMYGASALNSSQGYSGANTLTIYNWGDYIDPELITEFEKESGLKVIYSTFDSNEAMMTKIEQGGTTFDISVPSEYAISKMKEENLLLPIDKSKLPNLKYIDPKYMNLSFDPNNEYSIPYFWGTVGIVYNPELVKGIEFKSWDDLWNPSLHNQILLVDGAREVIGFGLNSLHYSLNDTNEEHLQQAKNKLKELTPNVKAIVGDEIKLLLANEEAAVGVVWSGDAAEIIDENDKLTYVVPEEGSNLWFDNIVIPKTAKNVEGAHKFINFMLDPEHAAQNAEYVGYATPNKKALELLPEDISGDKRFYPSPEVTAKLEVYRNLGKRMLSHYNDLFLEFKMHRK, encoded by the coding sequence ATGAACCAGCTGATGCGGATGACGGTGCTTGTCGTTCTGCTTGCTTTTGCCCTGATGTACGGCGCTTCCGCGCTGAATTCATCGCAAGGCTACTCCGGCGCCAATACGCTGACCATCTATAACTGGGGCGATTATATCGACCCGGAGCTGATCACTGAATTCGAGAAGGAGAGCGGCCTCAAGGTCATCTACTCGACGTTCGATTCCAACGAAGCGATGATGACGAAGATCGAGCAGGGCGGCACAACCTTCGACATAAGCGTCCCTTCCGAATATGCGATTAGCAAAATGAAAGAAGAGAACCTGCTGCTGCCGATCGACAAGTCGAAGCTGCCGAATCTCAAATATATCGATCCGAAATACATGAATTTGTCCTTCGATCCGAATAACGAGTACTCGATCCCTTATTTCTGGGGTACGGTCGGTATCGTCTACAATCCGGAGCTGGTGAAAGGAATCGAATTCAAAAGCTGGGACGATCTCTGGAATCCGAGCTTGCACAACCAAATTTTGCTCGTGGACGGCGCGCGCGAGGTGATCGGCTTCGGGCTGAACAGCCTTCATTATTCGCTCAACGATACGAACGAAGAGCACCTGCAGCAGGCAAAAAACAAGCTTAAGGAGCTGACGCCGAACGTCAAAGCGATCGTCGGTGACGAGATTAAGCTGCTGCTTGCGAACGAAGAGGCTGCGGTTGGCGTCGTGTGGTCGGGCGATGCGGCGGAGATTATTGACGAGAACGACAAGCTGACCTATGTGGTCCCGGAGGAAGGCTCGAACCTGTGGTTCGATAATATCGTCATACCGAAGACGGCCAAGAATGTAGAAGGCGCGCACAAGTTTATCAACTTCATGCTTGATCCTGAGCACGCCGCGCAGAATGCCGAGTATGTCGGCTACGCAACGCCGAATAAGAAAGCGCTGGAGCTGCTGCCGGAAGACATTTCGGGCGACAAGCGGTTCTATCCAAGTCCGGAAGTGACAGCGAAGCTGGAAGTGTACCGCAATTTAGGCAAGCGGATGCTCTCCCACTATAACGACTTGTTCCTGGAGTTCAAAATGCACCGGAAATAA
- a CDS encoding ABC transporter permease: protein MRAYLSVFRLRISTGLQYRAAALAGIATQFFFGFMFIMIFQAFYAHSVSNPPMTLTAVITYTWLKQAFLVFIMLWLRDNELFGLITSGNIAYELCRPSDIYGLWYAKLLATRLSSALLRCFPLLLVTLFLPKPYRLELPSDLLTFVFFALVLLAGLLMVVAISMLIYISVFVTMSPGGSLLLFSIFGEFLAGLIIPVPLMPGWMQNIVYLLPFHWTADFPFRVFTGDLSKSEALSGLAAQAAWLAGLVALGKILMNKALRRVVVQGG, encoded by the coding sequence ATGAGGGCGTATCTGTCCGTATTCAGGCTGCGCATTAGTACGGGACTGCAGTATCGCGCGGCGGCGCTGGCTGGCATAGCGACACAATTTTTCTTCGGCTTTATGTTTATTATGATTTTTCAGGCGTTCTACGCGCATTCCGTTTCGAATCCCCCTATGACACTGACTGCAGTGATCACCTACACCTGGCTCAAGCAAGCTTTTCTCGTATTTATTATGCTGTGGCTCAGGGATAATGAATTGTTTGGACTCATCACAAGCGGCAATATCGCCTACGAATTGTGCAGACCGAGCGACATTTACGGCCTCTGGTACGCCAAGCTCCTCGCGACGCGGTTATCAAGCGCATTGCTCCGCTGCTTCCCGTTACTCCTTGTTACCCTGTTTCTACCGAAGCCGTATCGGCTCGAATTACCTTCCGATCTGCTCACCTTTGTATTCTTCGCCCTTGTGCTCCTTGCAGGGCTGCTCATGGTCGTTGCGATCTCTATGCTGATTTACATTTCTGTCTTCGTTACGATGTCGCCAGGCGGATCGCTGCTATTGTTCAGTATCTTCGGTGAGTTTCTCGCGGGGCTCATCATTCCTGTACCGCTGATGCCGGGCTGGATGCAAAATATCGTCTACCTGCTGCCGTTCCACTGGACCGCAGATTTTCCATTCCGAGTGTTCACAGGCGATCTGTCCAAGAGTGAAGCGTTGTCGGGATTGGCGGCGCAAGCGGCATGGCTGGCAGGTCTAGTTGCTCTTGGCAAAATATTAATGAATAAAGCGCTGCGGCGTGTCGTCGTGCAAGGAGGGTGA
- a CDS encoding 5'-nucleotidase → MPYPIENKFVIAVASSALFDLTESDLVFQEKGEDEYRSFQRANENNILRPGVAFPLIKRLLRVNGASEDKPVEVVLLSRNDPDTGLRVFKSIEHYKLPISRAVFVAGSNPFQYLEAFNASLFLSGNADDVKEAVQHGYPAGCIYPSNYIDDDEDEELRIAFDFDGIIADDSAESVFQRDGALPAFHDHERLKAGEPLPGGPLIRFFTEIAKLQKRLSEEAGGVKKPGIRVAIATARNAPAHERVITTLRQHDIRIDEAFFLGGIDKSRVLNIFKPHIFFDDQVGHIEGIAQSFPSVHVPFGITNAMK, encoded by the coding sequence ATGCCATATCCCATTGAAAATAAATTTGTTATCGCAGTCGCATCTAGCGCGCTGTTCGATTTGACGGAGTCTGACCTTGTGTTTCAGGAAAAGGGGGAGGACGAGTATCGAAGCTTTCAACGAGCGAACGAGAATAATATATTGCGGCCAGGTGTTGCATTCCCGCTGATTAAACGCTTGCTGCGTGTGAACGGAGCATCTGAGGATAAGCCGGTCGAGGTCGTTCTGCTGTCCCGTAATGACCCGGATACGGGACTCCGAGTGTTCAAGTCGATTGAGCATTACAAGCTGCCGATTAGCCGCGCGGTGTTTGTAGCGGGCAGCAACCCGTTTCAATACTTGGAGGCGTTCAACGCTTCGCTGTTTCTGTCGGGTAATGCGGATGATGTGAAGGAAGCGGTTCAGCACGGCTATCCGGCCGGCTGCATCTATCCATCCAATTATATCGACGACGATGAGGACGAGGAGCTGCGGATTGCATTTGACTTCGATGGCATTATCGCCGATGACTCGGCGGAGTCGGTGTTTCAGCGGGATGGTGCTCTGCCCGCTTTCCATGATCATGAGCGGCTTAAAGCGGGGGAACCGCTGCCTGGCGGCCCGCTCATCCGGTTCTTTACTGAAATCGCCAAGCTGCAGAAGCGGCTTAGCGAGGAAGCGGGCGGAGTGAAGAAGCCGGGCATTCGCGTAGCAATTGCGACTGCACGCAATGCGCCTGCTCATGAGCGAGTCATCACGACGCTGCGGCAGCATGATATCCGCATTGATGAAGCATTCTTCCTCGGCGGGATTGATAAGAGCAGGGTGCTGAATATTTTTAAGCCGCATATCTTTTTCGATGATCAAGTGGGTCATATTGAAGGTATTGCACAGAGTTTCCCTTCGGTGCACGTACCGTTCGGCATTACGAATGCGATGAAATGA
- a CDS encoding ABC transporter permease: protein MKRSLKWSNIYLWLVFIILYAPILYLSYYSFNSGGSMHGFEGFTLEWYKEVFADTRLLIILLNTLVIALFASVISTILGVIGAIAIHHVRKRSNQSTLLSLNNVLIVSPDVIIGASFLILFTMIGIKLGFASVLISHIAFSVPIVVIMVLPRLEEMSPTLLDAARDLGATEWDVLTKVMLPFIKSGIFAGFFMALTYSLDDFAVTFFVTGNGFTTLSVEIYSRARQGVSLSINALSTLIFVFTMLLVVGYYFLNRRSRGQVSGRTGSGKEWGLANK, encoded by the coding sequence ATGAAACGTTCACTGAAATGGTCAAATATATATCTCTGGCTCGTCTTTATTATTCTGTATGCGCCGATTCTTTACTTGTCGTATTACTCGTTCAACAGCGGCGGCAGCATGCATGGCTTCGAAGGCTTCACGCTGGAGTGGTATAAGGAAGTGTTCGCGGATACGCGGCTGCTCATTATCCTGCTAAATACGCTCGTCATAGCGCTATTCGCATCGGTTATCTCAACGATACTTGGCGTTATTGGCGCCATCGCCATTCATCACGTTCGCAAAAGGTCGAATCAGAGCACGCTTCTGTCACTCAACAACGTGCTGATCGTCAGCCCGGACGTCATCATCGGGGCATCGTTCCTCATCCTGTTCACGATGATCGGCATCAAGCTCGGCTTCGCTTCAGTGCTGATCTCGCATATCGCGTTCAGTGTACCGATTGTCGTCATAATGGTGCTGCCGAGGCTGGAGGAGATGAGTCCGACGCTGCTCGACGCCGCGCGCGATCTAGGGGCAACGGAGTGGGATGTACTGACCAAGGTCATGCTCCCTTTCATCAAATCAGGCATTTTCGCAGGGTTCTTCATGGCATTAACGTACTCGCTGGACGATTTCGCCGTTACATTCTTCGTGACCGGCAACGGGTTCACGACATTGTCCGTTGAGATCTACTCTCGGGCAAGACAAGGCGTTTCGTTGTCTATTAATGCACTGTCGACGCTCATCTTCGTCTTCACCATGCTGCTTGTGGTCGGCTATTACTTCCTTAACCGGCGCAGCCGCGGACAAGTATCCGGACGAACGGGCAGCGGCAAGGAATGGGGGCTGGCGAACAAATGA
- a CDS encoding ABC transporter permease, which produces MRTADTYSSHAVAPRARNFYLIPYLLWMLLFVAAPIILIVYDSLFDVDGKFTFANYGHFFTPVYMKMTFSSFWYAFLITAFSLLVSYPAAYLLTRTKHKQLWLLLIILPSWINLLLKTYAFIGLFGTYGAANAILETIGIGKQQILFTDFSFIFVSVYIFIPFMILPIFNAIEELNPSLIDASRDLGASPWTTFRRVIFPLTINGVKSGCQAVFIPALSLFMITRLIAGNRVITLGTAIEQHFLVTQDWGMGATIAVFLIIAMAIIMILTGNRTRGRR; this is translated from the coding sequence ATGAGGACGGCCGATACATACTCTTCCCATGCTGTCGCTCCGCGTGCGCGAAATTTCTATCTGATTCCCTATTTGCTGTGGATGCTGCTATTCGTGGCGGCTCCGATCATTCTTATCGTCTATGACTCGCTGTTCGATGTAGACGGCAAGTTCACCTTCGCCAATTACGGGCATTTCTTCACGCCTGTCTATATGAAGATGACGTTCAGCTCGTTCTGGTACGCGTTCCTCATTACGGCGTTCTCGCTGCTCGTCAGCTACCCGGCGGCGTATTTGCTGACCAGAACGAAACATAAGCAGCTCTGGCTGCTGCTTATCATTCTGCCAAGCTGGATCAACCTGCTGCTGAAAACCTACGCGTTCATTGGATTATTCGGCACGTACGGAGCGGCGAATGCCATTCTCGAAACGATTGGAATTGGCAAGCAGCAGATTCTCTTTACGGATTTCAGCTTTATTTTCGTATCGGTCTATATCTTCATCCCGTTCATGATTCTGCCGATCTTTAATGCGATTGAGGAGTTGAATCCGTCGCTCATCGACGCCTCGCGCGATCTTGGCGCTTCGCCTTGGACAACGTTCCGCCGCGTCATCTTCCCGCTGACGATTAATGGCGTGAAGTCCGGCTGCCAAGCGGTATTCATTCCAGCGTTGTCGCTGTTCATGATTACGCGCCTCATTGCGGGCAACCGGGTCATTACGCTCGGCACAGCAATTGAGCAGCATTTTCTCGTGACGCAGGACTGGGGTATGGGGGCGACAATTGCGGTGTTCCTCATTATTGCGATGGCGATCATTATGATTCTCACCGGCAATCGCACGAGAGGAAGGAGGTAA
- a CDS encoding aminoglycoside 6-adenylyltransferase, whose amino-acid sequence MRGQEELLSQLLAWTERHSLIRAVIMTSSRVNPNAPVDVLSDYDIELVVTDTTPFRESDAWIKQFGTVMTEYRENHEQSITRLVLFDDGVRIDFQVYVVKMLEEKLELPLLPEELDIGYSVLMDKDGLTKGLKPPRHTGYLTEKPTREAYNLAVKEFWWDITYVAKSLWRDELYFAKYMFESVIRFNYLMPVIEWHIGERHDWNVNPGKKGRWFKRYLDDETWTELERTYAGASLEDNWRALFAMTALFGKLASDLAAKLGYDYPHALDRRVTAYLERVQRLER is encoded by the coding sequence ATGAGAGGACAAGAAGAACTATTGAGCCAGCTGCTTGCGTGGACAGAGAGGCATAGCTTAATCCGGGCGGTCATTATGACCAGCTCCCGCGTTAATCCGAATGCGCCGGTCGATGTGCTGTCGGATTACGATATCGAACTGGTCGTGACGGACACGACGCCGTTCCGTGAGAGCGACGCGTGGATCAAGCAGTTCGGTACCGTGATGACCGAATACCGCGAGAATCATGAGCAGTCCATTACGAGGCTCGTTCTGTTTGATGATGGGGTGCGGATTGATTTTCAAGTGTATGTGGTTAAGATGCTCGAGGAGAAGCTGGAGCTGCCGCTGCTGCCCGAGGAACTGGATATCGGCTATAGCGTGCTGATGGATAAGGATGGCTTGACGAAGGGGCTTAAGCCGCCACGGCATACCGGCTATCTGACCGAAAAGCCGACTCGCGAAGCTTATAACCTGGCGGTGAAGGAGTTCTGGTGGGACATTACTTATGTGGCGAAGAGCTTGTGGCGGGATGAGCTGTATTTTGCCAAGTATATGTTCGAGAGTGTTATTCGCTTCAATTACCTCATGCCTGTGATCGAGTGGCATATCGGGGAGCGCCACGACTGGAACGTCAACCCAGGCAAAAAGGGCCGGTGGTTCAAGCGGTACCTGGACGATGAGACGTGGACGGAACTCGAACGGACGTATGCCGGCGCGAGTTTGGAGGACAACTGGCGCGCGTTGTTCGCGATGACGGCGTTATTCGGGAAGCTCGCCTCTGATCTTGCGGCGAAGCTAGGCTACGATTACCCGCATGCGCTGGACCGCCGCGTAACCGCGTACTTGGAGCGTGTTCAGCGGTTGGAGCGGTGA
- a CDS encoding DinB family protein, with amino-acid sequence MEHYLFTQLKFVRSQTLKLIEGVTEETADRVPEGFRNTIRWNLGHVYVVLERYIFQYLNLPQQLPAGFKELFEFKTTPLNWPSDASIPTLAELEQLLAGQLERVEAAIAHRLNETLPQPYTTSTGLTIETPEQFCSINLFHEGMHLSVIKLYKSLLARG; translated from the coding sequence ATGGAGCATTATCTATTCACGCAACTGAAGTTTGTAAGGAGCCAGACGCTAAAGCTGATTGAAGGTGTGACGGAAGAGACGGCCGACCGCGTGCCGGAGGGCTTTCGCAATACGATTCGCTGGAACCTTGGGCATGTGTACGTTGTGCTGGAAAGGTACATTTTCCAATACTTGAACTTGCCTCAGCAGCTGCCTGCCGGGTTCAAAGAACTGTTCGAGTTCAAGACCACACCGCTGAACTGGCCGAGTGACGCGAGCATCCCGACTCTCGCAGAGCTGGAGCAGCTGCTTGCCGGTCAGCTGGAGCGGGTCGAAGCGGCGATTGCGCATCGTCTTAACGAGACGCTGCCGCAGCCGTACACAACGTCGACGGGGCTTACCATTGAGACGCCGGAGCAATTTTGCAGTATCAATCTCTTTCATGAAGGCATGCATTTAAGCGTCATTAAGCTGTACAAATCACTGCTGGCGCGCGGCTAG